The following proteins are co-located in the Solanum pennellii chromosome 1, SPENNV200 genome:
- the LOC107018803 gene encoding uncharacterized protein LOC107018803 translates to MSEIGKKARSSTKGGSLHTSGAQSQGSVRRKLEKELGRPITQAEAFKATHITKKKNPEDPDVWVEPRAEVTYNRYLQALEDLQQTLPEENRGMPLTQEQDERVWLDLTCGPSXGMPHKTFREFSSEFEGLNSSNHDESMKKNLAMEKKIVELSSQAKESRARERRLELQFAGLKAQFDALLASGGIPPCSGGSPFGDLMRCL, encoded by the exons ATGAGTGAGATCGGTAAAAAGGCAAGATCATCTACTAAGGGTGGTTCTCTACACACAAGTGGGgctcaaagtcaaggaagtgtGAGGAGGAAATTG gaAAAGGAACTAGGAAGACCGATAACTCAAGCTGAGGCATTTAAGGCAACACACAttacaaagaagaaaaatcctGAAGATCCAGACGTGTGGGTTGAACCGCGAGCTGAAGTGACCTAT AATCGATATCTTCAAGCTTTGGAGGATTTACAACAAACTCTGCCGGAAGAAAATCGAGGTATGCCACTTACTCAAGAACAGGATGAGAGAGTTTGGTTAGACTTGACTTGTGGGCCGAGTNATGGAATGCCGCATAAAACCTTTCGTGAATTTTCTTCTGAGTTTGAAGGCCTAAATAGTTCAAATCATGATGAATCGATGAAGAAAAATTTGGCTATGGAGAAAAAGATTGTTGAGCTATCTAGCCAAGCCAAAGAATCACGGGCTAGGGAAAGGCGGTTGGAATTACAGTTTGCGGGTCTTAAGGCTCAATTCGATGCATTACTTGCTTCAGGAGGGATTCCCCCTTGTTCTGGAGGGTCTCCGTTTGGCGACCTCATGAGGTGTCTTTAA